The Aedes aegypti strain LVP_AGWG chromosome 1, AaegL5.0 Primary Assembly, whole genome shotgun sequence sequence TTATTGCTGAGCGAGATCTCATGCTCGCTACATGTGGAGGGGACACCCCCGGACAAAGTGCtagaatgcagtaactacggctgtcacggcctaggctacttctgctacatgtgttaaGTTCTATATGCACTGGCCTTTCCCTAaagtaatattttattttttattaaagttataaacgtaaatttgtcaagaaaattcttcgcgtacttttttattactattgtagcaatatatgaaaaataaaatgtaaacaaaaatttaagtattttaccagattttgatggattttggtaaaagtgcgcagagttaggggccctCACGGTACCGAAAGGTCGTTGGAGAGAAAAAAGTCTGATGCCAAGGGTAATGTTTGTACTTTCAGAGCATGAGTAGGTTTCAGTGAGTCGTCGGAGATGTGACAACCGGAGCATTGGGTTATCTCCCCTATCTTCTGGTTGCTGATCTTCCCCTCGTTATTGAAATAGGAAGCCAAAACTCACCTTCAACTCCCGCTCGCAGGTTTCGACCGCTTCCTGCTTAGCCCGAATCTTCTCCTTCAGGTTGGACATGCTCTTCTCGTGCGTTTTCGGCACCGCCCGCTGATGGTTACACAGGATGGCCACGGCCCGGTTCGCACGGTTGTACGCCAGAAGCTTCTCCGGCACGGTCATGTCCGGATCGGTCAGCTCGCGGAGCTGGTTCTGCAGCGTAAAGGACGCGTTGAACGTACGGAAGACCTTGGCGGTGAGGCCTGCAAATATGGAAGATATAGTGGAATGAAAAAGGGAACATAGCTTTGGACTGTAGCCTACATACCTTCCATAAGTTCACGCAAGTGCTCGTTCAGTACGGAGGTGTTTAACCGATCGAACAGATCGTCACCGGGTTTCTTGTTCTCCTTGAacaattccagatttttgaacacACGCTTCTCGACTTCCACCTCGTTGTAGTACCGAATGGAATCCTTACCGAGGAAATCGAACACGACCACGTTCTCCTTGCCGTTCAGTTCCTTGTGCAGGTCAATGTGCTCGACACGGAGCGAGCAACAACCGACCGTATCGGCCTGGTCTTCGTCCTTTTCGTTACCCGCTCTCAGCGCAAGCTTATCGATGAAGTAAAGGGCCACGGCACGCTGTCGTATCCGCATCTCCTTGCTCTTCCACTCGTCGCGGTAGGTGTCCCGAATTTTGTCGATGTGTTTCAACAGTCGCCGAGCCGTTTCGTACTTCTGCCAATCCTTCTCGCCCTTCAACTTGGAGCTTGGGTTCAACATGACGTACTTGACTTGGCCTTGGACGTTCTCCGTCCAGGACGCCAGCCAGGAGACGGAATTATCGTGTCGAACTTCCTTCCAACGGTGTCCTTCCGGGGCTTTGGGCCAAACGCTCTCCTTGCCGCAATTGATGATCACATCCTCCGGCATGACTCGTCGCTTAACCATACCCATCTTGGGATGCTCACCACGACCTCGGAACAGACCTGGCGGTTCAATACGGAAATTACCAATCTTTTCCTTGTGCCCATCGATGGAACACGTTCCGTATTCCTTCATCAGGGCTTCGTTTTGTTCCTTGAGGGCTAGCTTCTGCTCCTTCGTGCGATTCCGGTTGGCTTCGGATATTTCGGCAAAGTGTTTGTGCATGGAGCGGAAGTTACACTTCTTGAGATCCTTGATCTTTTCGCGCTCCGACGAGGTCATCGATTTGCGCCAGTCTTTGAAGAAGTTGTCGTTGAAAGCGTCCTTCGATGTGTACTCGTGCTCCAACATCCGGGCATAGAAGCCGGCAATCTCCTCCGCATCCTGCGAAAGCTTGATCACCTTTCCGTCGTATTCGAACTTGACGTTATCCGGAAGTGGTTCGTAGGGCGGTGCGAATACCGGGCCTTTGTGCTCCAGCGTGTTCCACTTGACACCATCTTCGCGCTTTTCCTCCTCCCACCTAAAATGAGAAATTGAGAGAATCGATTTAAAAGAGGGTTCCACCAGTCGGACTACAATATAAGTAGATCAACCTCTTCAGAGTGCGCAAAACTCCCACAGAGGCGGCTGCTGCTTTAGAGCGTGAACTATTTCGCCAAATCACACCGATTTGAAAGCATGCCGCTGATACCGGTTCTCGACAGCGAACGCTTCTCCATGTGAAGTGAACGACAGTCCACATTAAAGTAGTTTCACTTGCACCGGTTATGTAACATaataaataaagtaaattttgcGGCCTGGAATTTcctaaattttcattgcatgtgAGCGACAAAAACACGCAACGCGCAGGGAAAGACGCACTGTTTGACAGCACAAAATGACAGACAACGTCATGACGGATCAAAACGTCAAAATGATGCTGTCAGTTTGATAGGCCGCAGATGAACACCCTCTCCGGCcgttcgggagaaaaaaaaaagttaaaattactCACTATTGATAAAATTGAATGTTACTCTcaacacggagaaatcagactacccaaatATTAAGTTCTTTTTAcgcaaatttgggtaaactgcatttagtttttaccaacggttgggttgttttgcctctctcgcaacagcaatgttgtcaaaaacagagagagagatgcaccgacccagcgtcgaagttcaatggaataaggcaaatttgggttctttcgagttaacctaacgttaagttgttttaacccatctcggagacttcgaaagctaacgctgggtagattttttttgcactgagtttttttttgccgctgtcaaatgaaaacaacccaacgataggtatatatcagttaacgcaaatttgggttatcccacggaagagccgaattgcgtcaaaagaagtcaaagttgggttgatttgcggctccgtgAAGTGAGTAAAGGCACACACAAACATACGTAACACTAATGATATTCCTATTGATCATTTAGTGGCCAACAATTCATTCGACTTCGCTCACAATCAATGGTACAAAACAATAGAACAAATTGTAAGTGAATTGTCAATACAGTcgtctctccacatctcgatatcgaagggaccatcgagatagggagagatcgagacaaaaaacaaatttttgatgaatactagattgaaaaacactccgttgccaaggaagtgatacacaaacagacgtcattttgcgctcctaatttgtattgtctgtttcattcacaacaatacgcgccgccaactttcgaacaggactgaaaaaaatcgttacCAGTCAACTAATCAAAGGTGGTGAGTTGCCTTTGTGTTGGcaagactggtgaaacgtcaaatacCAGAAAACAAATGAAAGCAAGGGTGGTACTGGCGactctttactgctaccccaacatgtcgctggttctaaaaagtaaacaatcaTACAAATTTCCGActaaacaatggtgaaggcgtaaccaattttctcgaaaacatccaTTTTGGGAGTTAAGCCGAATTTGTTGATTGaattgccaacagcgcactgcagtagcacgtagcaaataactgcttgtAAACACTATCTTTCAAGcgtatagtggttatcacgcccaatggtatgcgtgtcctagtgtagatgtggttgtgaaccttagaggaaaacaatatgcactctgtctcgaaaaacatccAGAAttcgggtgtaaatttttcaaattgggtaatatttccatatgcattttgatgagtctgcaaagcgtgtgcaagtttctttgaggaaaacaaaaacaaactgtgtatgacgagcgtatgctagtcttcgtgcattcaaatgtcactaagtgattttgcgaataatattttttacttttcctcGTTAAGCATTAAAACTGATTCTGGACTTAGGTTAGCGGCTTTTCtattttactctcatttgacagccgcccttgaATGAAAGGAGGTGATTTACCATTGTGTTGGTAAGATTGATGAAACGTTAAATACACAGCGGTtgcttggctggcgacgattttggcgacggtttcaccggcgacgattacaaatcgtcgtATCCGATagaatgcaaaatttacaatattgaataccaaaactttggtctagtaaccttcgatattggtcatatcgatatactgagagaaaattgagaacaaaaaatcaacagaaacacatcgagatatgaagaTATTGCAAATCTTTACTTAAATCCGCAGACTGTCCAACAAGTGGTTCATGCGCCGAGTTGTGCGCCAGCCAAAAAGTAAATAAGgaaatgtcaaaatatctcGCCGAGGAAGTGAATCACTTTTAGGGCTTGAGTCCTAAGCTGGACAGCGAGTAAAATTGTTTGATCGATGAAAAACATAAGGAATACAAATGTTTGTACCGTCTTGTTTTTCAGTTGCAAGCGTTAAATAATTTTGACTGATCCACAACTCGGCGCATGATCGATCGGCGCGCAACTTATTTGGTGGTGTACGGTTTCGAGAAAAGATTCGCAAAGTGTCCAACTTGTACCAGACCCTGGCGCGTAACACACGAAGTAAAGAGGAAATGATCGAAATGCTAAAAATTCTCGAGAAGctcaatatcgagatatggagcgTGAAAATGTACCGACTCGTATTTCGAACACATAGGCACAAATTAgctgatttttatgaaaatttcaatttcttcacaaagtctaactgttagctgttgggtttgctgataaaattgtttatttaaatttagtattgtttttacgtaaaagtataaaacaacattttgattcaaatgtgtTCGTTCTGTCTCATAtcccgaacaccttgattcaaattccgaacagcacaaatgaatcatattcaagtgaataatttcgcaaataaattaatctttgttagttctactggtctctaACTAGAGaaccatcactactcccgaaactgaattgggtcctaaaatggttattgaattcttgtttttatttaataatacgaaagagcatgttattgcaactactttagcaagttttccagctcaaataacggctataacatttttaaacttcaattttaaaaatggttccaaatatgaaccttgacacttgtgatcttgtttgacattcactttttcgacaaaaatgccacagggcatatagttttaacactggggttgttcctatatgacatttcggaagggaaacggaaaacaaaatatacccaacatttgagtttaaaccaaagggtgtgacaaaatctcaaaaatcataaaaaaatgttattttgtacttaaaccaatgaaaatcatttaaaaattgagtaaacatgtgtttctgccctaaacttaagcgttaggtactaaaattgagacagagctttaggaccctattgcaattgactgccatttcgtGATAATgtgatgatatatttcagcgaaacattccaaccaaatcgccatacaataaccgagtgttcggaatatgagtctgttccgAATTTTTAGACAAAACGGTATGCAGGTTAGAGGGACTTGGTCGACAccataggcctattcaaatgacgtctcaaatcagctgatcgggaagcactttgacatttcttctaagaaaatgacaggcccgtgttagcaccggtcctccaacgatgtaaacaaatgcatagacggatctgtcacatgaaaagaccTATTAACGATTTTGAGCAGTTGCAATCTGTTGcgactcacttttgagtagattcCAACGAGCGTGTAGCGTTTATGACGGATCATAAACGTCAAAAAGATGCTGTCAGTTTAATTTAAGCAATCTCAGCGCCACCCGGCGAACGGGGTGGTGAGCACTGAAACTAAACAAGCCCGTCGGCAACCGGCGTAGACAAAAACCACCACAGATTAATCCAAATTCAAGTACGTACCATTTCCAAACCTCCTCCTCCTCTTCCTGCTTCTTCTTGCGTCCTTTAGTGGGGCTGGCAGTCTCCTGTTTTACCTCGGTCTTGACCTGTTGACGAACGGAAGAAAACAAAACAGAATGCACCCTCCATTAGCGCACATTATCAACAGCAGGCAGCATTTGAGGCTTAATGAGATTCATTTTCCCGGAACGAGAATGAATCCCCCCAAAATATAAGCTGTACCAAAACATAGCAGTTCATTCACCTTGGTCTTGGTCTTGGTTTCCTTTTTGACTTCTTTCTTAACTTGCTTcgcctgtttcttcttcttggcggcacCGTAATCCTCGTCTTCCTCTTCGTCGAATTCCTCCGCCTCAGATTCGTAGGCgcgtttcttctttttcttttcctttTTGTCCTTTTTCTCGGTCTTTATCTTTTTCTGCTTGCTACCGCCATCGAAGTCTTCATCGTCGTCCTTTTTCTTGCGCTTCGACAGAGGAACGTCATCCTCGGAATCCGATTCCTGCTTAACTTCCATCGGAGTGGGCTCTTCCGGTTCCTCTTCGGCTTGATCCTGATCGGAAGCTTCCTCCTTGATGACAAACTGGGATTCATCAGCACGGAACTGCGACATCGAGTAGTCACAGGAGCTGGCCTGGGAAATGCTGAGAGGATCCTCCTGTTTTATCTCGGAAACATCCTGAGACGATTCGTTACTAGCAACACCATTGAACATTGCGCTTGGCTCTTCATGCTTCACTTCCTGCTGTTCTTGCTTCACTTCAGCAGGCTCCTCCTTGACCTTTTCCTCCTTTCTCTCTCGATCCTTATCCTTGGACGAGGAATGCTTATCGCTGCGGTCCTTACGATCTTTGTCCTTGCTGCTACTACTGCTGGAATGTTTGTCCTTATCCttactgctgctgctactgctctTGCTCTTCTCCTTGTCACGTTCCTTGTCCTTATCACGTGACGAGGAAGATGAACTACTCTTGTGCTTGTCGCGGTCTTTGTCTTTGCTACTGCTGCTGCTAGACTTATCCTTGTCGCGATCCTTTCGATCCTTATCGCGCTCGCGATCCTTGTCCTTCGAACGCTCCTTGTCCTTGTCTCGTTCCCGATCCTTGTCCTTTGACCGTTCCTTGTCTTTGTCCTTGGATCGCTCCTTGTCCTTCTCGCGATCCTTATCACTTCTCGAGCTTTTGTGCGAGCTGCTATGTCGATCGCGATCCTTATCcttgctgctactgctgctggACTTGTCCTTATCGCGATCTTTGTCCCTAGAAAGAATTTTCACCGTTAAAACTAAGTCAACGACCAACACCTAGGACACTTACTTTGACGAGGACGATGAACTACTCTTGTGCTTGTCCCGATCGCGGTCCTTATCCTTCGAGCGTTCCTTGTCCTTGTCGCGATCGCGATCCTTGTCCGATCGGCTCTTGTCCTTCTCGCGATCCCGATCCCGGTCCTTGTCCCGGTGTTTGTCCTTGCTGGAGCTTTTGTGGCTCTTGCGGCGATCGTCACTGGAGCCACCGCCGCCGCCCTCCGAGTGGCCATTGCTCACTCCATTCGCGCGATCCGAGGCCGACTCGCCGTTCACCTGTTTGGTGGAGTTATCCTGCGCATGA is a genomic window containing:
- the LOC5580192 gene encoding DNA topoisomerase I, mitochondrial — encoded protein: MSVEVEAANPQDNSTKQVNGESASDRANGVSNGHSEGGGGGSSDDRRKSHKSSSKDKHRDKDRDRDREKDKSRSDKDRDRDKDKERSKDKDRDRDKHKSSSSSSSKDKDRDKDKSSSSSSKDKDRDRHSSSHKSSRSDKDREKDKERSKDKDKERSKDKDRERDKDKERSKDKDRERDKDRKDRDKDKSSSSSSKDKDRDKHKSSSSSSSRDKDKERDKEKSKSSSSSSKDKDKHSSSSSSKDKDRKDRSDKHSSSKDKDRERKEEKVKEEPAEVKQEQQEVKHEEPSAMFNGVASNESSQDVSEIKQEDPLSISQASSCDYSMSQFRADESQFVIKEEASDQDQAEEEPEEPTPMEVKQESDSEDDVPLSKRKKKDDDEDFDGGSKQKKIKTEKKDKKEKKKKKRAYESEAEEFDEEEDEDYGAAKKKKQAKQVKKEVKKETKTKTKVKTEVKQETASPTKGRKKKQEEEEEVWKWWEEEKREDGVKWNTLEHKGPVFAPPYEPLPDNVKFEYDGKVIKLSQDAEEIAGFYARMLEHEYTSKDAFNDNFFKDWRKSMTSSEREKIKDLKKCNFRSMHKHFAEISEANRNRTKEQKLALKEQNEALMKEYGTCSIDGHKEKIGNFRIEPPGLFRGRGEHPKMGMVKRRVMPEDVIINCGKESVWPKAPEGHRWKEVRHDNSVSWLASWTENVQGQVKYVMLNPSSKLKGEKDWQKYETARRLLKHIDKIRDTYRDEWKSKEMRIRQRAVALYFIDKLALRAGNEKDEDQADTVGCCSLRVEHIDLHKELNGKENVVVFDFLGKDSIRYYNEVEVEKRVFKNLELFKENKKPGDDLFDRLNTSVLNEHLRELMEGLTAKVFRTFNASFTLQNQLRELTDPDMTVPEKLLAYNRANRAVAILCNHQRAVPKTHEKSMSNLKEKIRAKQEAVETCERELKDLKKSNVRDKVAKDKKQKQLERLREQLNKLELQETDKDENKTIALGTSKLNYLDPRISVAWCKKFGVPIEKIFNKTQRDKFRWAIDMADENYIF